A window from bacterium encodes these proteins:
- a CDS encoding acyl-CoA dehydrogenase family protein, with protein MLYNWVPEQQEVRDRVKAFCEEHVVPFSQAWDRRPPEFPEEIFQKMAKEGFVGFPSSKEYGGRGESKIRYATLIEEMSKYDGAVGIVMAVAVLASYPIEKYGTEEQKRKYLPPMARGEVKGAFSLTEPEAGSDAANQQTRAVDKGDHYLVNGEKIFTQSGNVADVFVLICRIMESEDQPLEKGKVSALIFDDINDPGFTAEMIEHKMGIRTATTGHLWFKDVKIPKENLLGPVGKGFRIALSTLDSARIGVAAQALGIAQRAFDESVAYAKKRVQFGKPIGMFQAIQWMVADMATRIDAARLLTYRAAQLEDQGDVRYSREAAMAKLFASETATFCADCAMQIHGGYGYCGEFSDIEHIYRDARITRIYEGTSEVQRMVIGLSYLR; from the coding sequence ATGCTCTACAACTGGGTTCCGGAGCAGCAGGAGGTACGGGACAGGGTAAAGGCGTTCTGCGAGGAGCACGTGGTTCCCTTTTCGCAAGCCTGGGACCGCCGGCCCCCAGAGTTCCCCGAGGAGATTTTCCAGAAAATGGCGAAGGAAGGCTTCGTCGGCTTCCCCAGCTCCAAGGAGTACGGCGGGCGGGGCGAGTCCAAAATCCGCTACGCCACCCTGATCGAGGAGATGAGCAAGTACGACGGCGCCGTTGGCATCGTGATGGCCGTGGCGGTCCTGGCCTCCTACCCCATCGAGAAGTACGGCACCGAGGAGCAGAAGCGGAAGTACCTTCCACCGATGGCACGGGGCGAGGTCAAAGGCGCCTTTTCCCTCACCGAGCCCGAGGCCGGCTCCGACGCCGCCAACCAACAGACGCGCGCGGTGGATAAAGGTGATCACTACCTGGTCAACGGTGAGAAGATCTTCACCCAATCGGGCAACGTGGCGGATGTATTCGTATTGATCTGCCGGATCATGGAGAGCGAAGACCAGCCGCTGGAAAAAGGCAAGGTCAGTGCTCTGATCTTCGATGATATAAACGATCCTGGTTTCACCGCCGAGATGATCGAGCACAAGATGGGTATCCGGACGGCCACCACCGGTCATCTCTGGTTCAAGGACGTGAAAATCCCCAAGGAAAACCTGCTGGGCCCGGTGGGCAAGGGCTTCCGCATAGCCTTGAGCACACTGGACTCGGCCCGTATCGGCGTGGCGGCCCAGGCCTTAGGCATTGCCCAGCGCGCCTTCGATGAATCGGTGGCCTACGCCAAGAAGCGGGTCCAGTTCGGCAAGCCCATCGGCATGTTCCAGGCGATTCAGTGGATGGTCGCGGACATGGCCACCCGCATAGACGCAGCGCGTCTGTTGACCTACCGCGCCGCTCAGCTTGAGGACCAGGGAGATGTGAGGTACTCCCGCGAGGCCGCCATGGCCAAGCTATTCGCCTCGGAGACCGCCACCTTCTGCGCCGACTGCGCCATGCAGATCCACGGAGGATACGGCTACTGTGGCGAATT